Genomic DNA from Peribacillus simplex:
ATAATTTTGTGAAAGTTGGACTAGACTGCTAGTAAATAATTCTAGGAGGTTATCAAAATGTTTAGATTCGGGAAGAGAAAACTGCGGAGCAAGGTCGGTAAATTAATCGATAAGCACGGATATACACAAGAAGAGTTTGTAAGTGCATCAGGAATCTCACGTAATACGATAAGCAGAGTTTGCAGCGATCCTAAATATGTGCCGTCGGCCGGAGTTTTAAAGAAAATCATGAAGGCGGTTCGCAGCATTGATGCTGGCGCAAAGGCGGATGACTACTTTGATCTGTAAACAAAATGGGCCCTAGCGTAATGGCCGGGGCTAAATGTATTTGTTCCATTCTTGTTCATGCTCTTCATATCCATGCCCCCCTAAACCATGCTTACCTATCGCTGGAATAAAGTCACCCAGCAGCTGCATATCCTTAACTTCCCAAGCGAACCCTCCCACTTTGAAGTCACCTAGTTTCCGTGTATATATAAGATTCAACGACATCCCCCGAATTTGAAAATTAAAAACCCCCACTTCCATTAGGAGCGGGGGTTTTCGGATGATATGTATATCTTGCGGTTCTTTTGTCCCTTTTAGACAAACCCCCTGCAGTGATTTCCTTAAACAAGTGCTTGTTATCGATCAGGGACAAAAGGTTATGTATTCCGCTTGAGCTATTTTCGACTAACCATTTTCTTTATGAACCGCACCACAGGTGACACAATGGATTCATGTACATTCGTAAGGGCATAACCGATCAGACCCATTATTACCAGGGCCAAGATTAATCCTATTATCAATCCTGATGTTTCTCTAAGTTCTTCAAGTACAGCATCCATCATTCCTTACCCTCCCCGGCTTGCCGATGCGACTTAATTTTACGGTTTTACATCCATTTTACTTCTGAAAGCTTCATTTATCGTTTTTTCTTGGACTTTGCCCAATCTGTTAAATAAGGTTCATTATAACGTATTGGATGATTATGGTCGAGATGCCACTTTTTAAACGCATTCATTGATGTCACTCACCATCATTACTTACTGATAAAGGCTTTATCTCTAGCGTTTCTCTTTAAGTTAAATTATAAACCTTCGTTTCATCCGAACATACAAGAGAAAATGTAAACCTTTTCATTTGTCCAAAACCGACAAACAAATGACAGAATTATTGTTTTTTAAGAACATTGAGAATATTGTCGAAAAATCGTAAGCTTAATTTATTGAAATACATCTTCTTAGGGGGTGCGCTTTATATGGAAGCCATTACAAGGGACTTTTTCTTATTTTTATCTAAAAATAATCTGCTTAATAATATTGCTAAAAAAAGCGGAGGAAGTTTTGCTGCTGGAAAGATCATCGGCGGAACTGATTTCCAAAGTTCCATTAAATTCATTAAACAACTTAACAATAGCGGCTTGTCGGTTACAGTAGACCATCTTGGGGAATTCGTTGATTCTAAGGAAGTGACTCAGGAACGGACGGCAGAATGCATCGAAACCATCGAAATGATCAGCAGGGAAAAACTTGATTCACAGGTTTCTCTGAAGATGACTTCTCTGGGACTTGATATCGATCATAAACTCGTAATCGAGAATATGACGAAAATTCTTGATACAGCCGAAAAACACAAAGTCATGGTCACGATCGATATGGAAGATGAAGTTCGCTGTCAGGCAACAATCGATATCTTTAGACAGTTCAAAGAAAAATACAGCTGCATAAGTACCGTTCTACAAGCATATCTATTCCGCACAGAGAAGGATTTGGAGGACCTTGCCCAATATAAGCCATTCCTCCGTCTTGTAAAGGGTGCCTACAAGGAATCTGCCGAGGTGGCTTTTCCCGAAAAGAATGATGTAGACGAAAACTATAAAAAGTTGATTAAGCAAAGTCTTCTT
This window encodes:
- a CDS encoding helix-turn-helix transcriptional regulator; the encoded protein is MFRFGKRKLRSKVGKLIDKHGYTQEEFVSASGISRNTISRVCSDPKYVPSAGVLKKIMKAVRSIDAGAKADDYFDL
- a CDS encoding proline dehydrogenase, giving the protein MEAITRDFFLFLSKNNLLNNIAKKSGGSFAAGKIIGGTDFQSSIKFIKQLNNSGLSVTVDHLGEFVDSKEVTQERTAECIETIEMISREKLDSQVSLKMTSLGLDIDHKLVIENMTKILDTAEKHKVMVTIDMEDEVRCQATIDIFRQFKEKYSCISTVLQAYLFRTEKDLEDLAQYKPFLRLVKGAYKESAEVAFPEKNDVDENYKKLIKQSLLNGNYTAIASHDDKIIEYTKELAKKFDIPNTQFEFQMLYGMRNKTQYELVKQGYKMRVYVPYGLDWYGYFMRRLAERPSNIAFAFKGMVRS